The Lolium rigidum isolate FL_2022 chromosome 2, APGP_CSIRO_Lrig_0.1, whole genome shotgun sequence genomic interval TACCACCTGTCCAGCAGGACGAGCACATGTGGATAACCAAGAGGTGCCGGAACCACGTGAAGGTGCCGCCAATGACGAGGCACCTCGACGGGCTCGACTGGGAGGTGATCGTCATCGAAGATGATACCGTCAACGCGATGTGCCTGCCCGGTGGCAAGATTATGGTCTACACTGGGTTCCTCCACCATTTCAAAACTGATGCTGAGGTTGCCGCCGTGCTTGGGCATGAGGTACGTAGTGGTAGATTTTATTGGTCGGAATCCTATGTAGTAATTTCGGGTGGATCCAAACTGAAATCGTCAGTCGTTGGCTAAATCTTTTGCAGGTCGGGCACGTTATTGCGAGGCATACGGCTGAGAAGGCCAGCAAGAGCCTGGTGTCCATGTTCATGAGAACTGGCATACGGCAGTTCTTTGACAATCCACGTTTGGTCAAATACGTTTCCAAATTCCTCCAAGAGCTGCCCTTATCGGTCAGTTCCGCTCGGGTCGTCCCCCTCCTGGGCGACCTAgggcggaaaccctagccgccgccgccgccgtcctcccctcctcctcccgccctcctcgtcgtccccggaggtcgtcgccggcgaagccgggcgcggccggtgatgggggcggcggggctcCTCGCATGATCCCTCCGTGCGGCGGAAGGAGGCTAGCCTCCGCACGGGGGGGATGGCCCCGGACCGTggagggtggtggcggcgcggcccctcgccgggaggccggtgatggtggcggcggcatggCCTTGATCTGGGGGCGCagctctcctcttcctcgtcgcgaccttcgggcgggcggtgatgggggcggcgtagCAAACCCGGAACCTGGCGGCGCGATCCTCTCCTTCCGTCCTAGCCTCGGCATCGCCGGGCCAGCGGTGATGGAGACGGATCTCGCACTGCTCCTCCTCATGGTTtgggaccacggcaccaagggcggcggccctggatggcggtggcgccgtcgacctggtggcaggtggcgggcgtggtcctagggtctctcttgcatgaagaggaagacctaccggaggcctggactcgtgatctagccggagtattgagttccggaaggctcgtggtattcggtcgtgcgtacccatgcttttattccgaccgtttggtctggagggagcggcgcgaagctctttttctgtgttgacatcaagtgactatggatccatgatgaaagtcggaagaagagaagtacatgaaggccggaggggaggactagctaagggaggttcaagtcttcgcgttgttgagggacttgcttggtgctcCGGgcctcacaacagcggtatgatagtgggggcgacaacatatgtgaagttcagagtcctacctttcagggtgaaatcccaaggtctggccttaactggttgtgcctggcaatgaccttgttggaggcattgttttgagagtggggactatcttcggggtgaaaacctaagatcgttgatcgggcgacgacggtgttagagcacctgttcccttcttggaggcgtcgtttttggagagtctgtacttcaggtgttgtcttggcggtggatgtattgttgttgttaggcccgagatactgtagcgggacttttatttcttagttttcttttcctttttttttggctgtgtgcatccgtagtgccattagggtggtgcgttgttgcagaggctgggtgtaattgatatctttttgatattaatatattccctttatcgaaaaaaatcacGAAGGTATGTTCCCACTTCTGCGTTTCATATTGTTCATGGTGATCTGCACATATTCTGCACGCTATAATTTAAGTTAGAAATGTTATTTGAAAGATCACAAATGACATACACACTAGTACATGGACAATCCAATATGTTGTCAGGTCAACATGTCATGGTACGAATTAGAGTTCATAGAGATTGTTTGTCCCATGGAAAGGATTTCTTAAGTCCATCGTTTTACTACCCCTGAACCTTTATTGGCACTGAAATTGCAGACATACTAGGTTTTATCCCTTCGGAGAAAAACTAGTTACACAACTAGTACTATCAGATATCATTTCACTCGGCATATGTTTGAAGAAGCACTGCCTGTGATATGGGCTTCTAGTTCCGTGAAACAGCCATCTTGTTCAAAGACATAACATCTCATATCGTGTGAACTTATAACGGTATTCCGAGGCATCCTCGATGAAATACTAATTAAGTTCGCTGGTGCAATCGGAATCAGAACATTTGTTGTATTTCTTATGATTAGAAGCCACTGCTTGGGCACTTTATGTATTCCCCAATTTGCATAATGTAGAAATGCTAGTACTccgttcactagtagaaaaacccccctttagtaccggttccaaagggcctttagtaccggttttggaaccggtactaattatccggcactaaaggcctcccacctttagtaccggttccttacgaaccggtactaaaggtccccgCGGGGCtggtgatctttttttttttttatttttttttcacaaaaatgctatttcgtttaatttttttatccatttttttcactccctttttttcacaatttctaatatttccgttagtctctaactacacttaatctctagtcaattacttacccttggtcaaacttcccggtcggtcacccatcctcacactactccaacactagcacgcttaacttccgggttcctttccgtcccacttccaagtgcttcgcgcgcatgttgttgatactactatcatatcaatcctcttaacatgttggtcaatgtcacacttctttattatttgtattgcaaataatttttttaataaacaaaagtaatgatgtaataataatgttgaataaataaataaaattaactttttaatttgtattatttttatttatttttaaaaaaattaattttttttttgccaaaccttaaacctgaaaatttgaaaatcttataatttactaaaagtaatagtaatattctgggattcaaaaaatcttataattattaattttaatttttaaaaaataaagaaaatataaaattctaaatttttgggaaaaacctaaaatcttcctgctttcatattttcatttggaattttgagaatctaaaaattggctaaccgggtaaacccggtgaaatcggatgtaactttttccacggatttttttgatatattatacgttttttttcgacgtcgtatgcaaaagttattaccgttttaccatttttcaaaacttttttgcaaaaaaagtgaaaattcaatttttttaattttccctaatagtaggttgcataacatacaagaatatgaaaacattttattttttgaattttctatcattttcttttctattttacagtgtcaaaaaaggcgatccacgggggggggggttggagctgcgtgggggagcagaaaaacctttaataccggttcgtgacacgaaccggtactaaaggtggtattaaaggtccttacgaaccggtactaaaggtctactagtgcaaccggtactaatgccccctttagtaccggttcgtaagggaaccggtatttatgacttagatggatgcccatttttctactagtggttttGTTTGCCCCACAGAAAGGATTTCTTAAGTCCGTCGTTTTACTACCCCTGAAGCTTTATTGGCACACTATAATGTATGCAAGTATCCCATGTTAAAACAGTAAAACTTAGAGACTTTCCTGATAATGTTACCTGTGTAGGTTGGAGATAGAGGCAGATCACATTGGAATGCTGCTACTTGCTGCGGCTGGTTTTGATCCATACATAGCCATTGAGGTTCAAGAGAAGCTAGGAAAGATCGGAGGAGATTCAGAATTGCAAAACTACTTTTCTACTCACCCTTCAAGTAAGAAAAGAGCAAAGTATTTGTTGAAAGACAATGTCATGGAGGAGGCGTTGGAACTATGCAGAGAATCAAGTGTTAGTAAGGCAGAGAAGGCTTCCTCTTGGTCCTAGATTTTCAAACTCTCCTACCGGATGCTAATATTTCTAGAGCTTGGCAGAGAAACATGCGCTTAATTTATCGATATCGACATCAAGTGTCAATTAGTTTTTGTTATCCTCAACTAGTCAATTGCTCATGACTAATTTGATAATGACCGATAAATCTTACTTGATTGCTCCATCTGTATCGGAAGGACACATATATCACCATGGTGCTTTGGCATGTTAGTATATAATATTAATTCTAATTATTGATGTTTATTTGTTACTACAAATTTCTGGCACTTTTCGCTAAAGCATAAGAGGTACAGAAATTTGTTAGAACTGCAGGCGCATCCCCATGTACAAGGACCAAGAAATCAAATCATGATGATGAAGCCGAGATTTGTTATAAAAATGTACGGCAAACATTGCTTAGATTTCCAAGGCATCACTATGGTGCTTCTCCCTCAATGATATCCTACAGCGACCGTCATCACATGCCCGCCAGCTCCCTATATGTGCATCGTCTGTGCTCTAGCCGATGTGGAATTTTCTGCCGAGACCACATCGTCTGTAATCGACCACCTCCGATGCAGGCGCCGCTCCATCGGTACTACTCCAAGCGGATCTCGAACCTTATGTACCTCACCCCACATCTCGGCAGACCAAAGTGGTAATAATACAAGCAGGTGGTCAAAGTCGTGTAATACGTCTCTGTTCACACAGTGGTCATCCCATGATGCGGCAATTTTGAGACGGTGCCCTACTCCATCCACACCCACTTCATCATTCACCCCCAAGGGAGAGCGCGTGTGACAAGAACAAGTTCAACGGATGAAGGAGCTGGCTGTGTATTAAGTGCCTACCATCAGAAAGAGCCCGTGACAACGACCTTGTCACAAAAATGTAAGGTAGCGCATCGTGGCCTTACCTGGCGTGGGAACTTGTATGTCGGCGACACCTTTTTACGGGGCAGTGAAACCCGCCCGCCTCTTGTGATCCTTTACAGGAGACGGGTGATCATGTTTCTTTTGAAGGAAAACAGTAGACTACTAGTTAACCAGTCATTAAGACGAAAATCGAAGACGGGATCTATTAACAGGAACGCGATGCGATTAAAGGTTGGCGGAACATCTTCTGCCAAGCGGAACAAAGGGATCTCAACCGTAGGTGAGGATCAGTATGATCATGGCGGTCAGATTTCATCAAGTGGAAATGATCTGACTGATGTTGCTGAGTGTCCTGTGTACACAGAAAATTGATGGATGTAGAATAATTCAAGTTTGCTCTTTTAGTCTTTTATAAGTAGTTTAGATGGTGTGAAATCTCCATACTTCATTTCTTGGGTCAGCAAAATTACAGACTTCACAAAATTAAGGAAACACTGCCATATATTTAAGTACTCCCTCTAGTTCAAAATTAAGTTAAAACAATGACATTTATTACAGGTCAGAGGAAGTAATAAAAATTGATCAGACCGATATTTGCATGGATGCTAGACTGAAATGTATTAAGAAAACACCAAGAAAGTACATTTATACCCAGACAAGGCAACAATGGAAAGGATATATCGGTCACAATAGGTACATCTCATCGGCACACCAAAGCATTTCAGTATATTAAGAAGAGGGCCGAACACACCAACAAGGTTCATTATTCATCCTAGACAAGGCAGCAATGTTACACAACTTAGAATAGGATCATTTGGACACGGACAATAGGTACATCTCATTGGCACACCATGGTTCAAATTTACgataacaagcagtagccattcaCAAAGACTCATTAGCAGCAAATGGTTTGATACTTCATAGAGTGGAGTGACATAAGCAACAAATAGGTTCAGCAGACTAGAGCACGCGCATCCGCGCATCCACTTCCGTGagacagaacagagcttcgcctTGTTTGAAcaaatcaaaatccaaaccaaaaTCCTCATATGTCCTCATATGATGCTGGGTCCAGCAGTCACTGAACACAATTTCAAAAACGGGTGAGGGTCAGTTTATTGAACTTTAATGAAACAAGCGAAAGCAAATAGCATTTAAATGTGCTCAAACCTGTTTGAACCACGTTTATCATTATTATCAGCAGCTCTGTGCCTGTAAAATCAACAAAAGGAAATTtagtactactccctctgtcccatgaaACGTATCTAGTAACTAGATACATCCAACTTTGGACAAAGTTAAGACaagtttcatgggacggaggatCATATTACTCAATTGGATTTTAAACAAGAAAAAACAGACAGCATTTAAATGTGTTCAAACCTTTTTGAACCACGTTTATCATTAGTACCAGCAGCACTATGCCTAAAAAATCAACAAACAAAAGTTTTAGTAACATATATAACTTAATTGGATTTCAAACAAGCAAAAACAAACAGCATTTAAACATGTTTGAACCTGTTTGAATCACGTTTATCATTAACATCAACAACACGCCtacaaaatcaaaaaaaaaagttgtaacATCATAAACTGTATTGGATTAGTAAATGGGAGAGGTCGGCTCCATGAGGTCTTTGCCTCGGTACCACAAAATGGCTTAAACTTTTTTGTCCAGCATTTTctttgctacaatagcataatatttttgctacgaggtctccggcAAAGTCTCAGGTGAAGTCTCCAGCGAGGACTCCCTCTATGTTTCGGTTGATTTTGCTACAATATCACAAATTATTTGCGACCATGTCTGTGAAGTCTTGGGCCAGCTCCGTGTCTGACAggtcttttttctttttgtttttagcAAAACCATTTTTTTGCTATAATGAAAAAACAGGTTTTTTTCTACAATAAAGCAAAAGCGGGATTTAAGACAAAACTGGACATAGAAGCCAATCTAACGGCCTGTAACGGTTTTAACGGCTGAGGACCCAGGCGCTAGGAAGATTTTCCAGGCCTCGGGGGATTTTCAGCGCTGTCCTATTTCATACTACCTCCTTCCAAAGGGTTaagccttttttttttgaaaagtcaaaccaagtaaagtttgatcaaacttttagaagaatctatcaacaaatatgatactTTTTAGATACCGTATGAAAAtagatttcattatctatctaatgatattgattttgtatgtagcatgttaatgatttttgataaaaaattggtcagacttgacatagtttgaatttctaaaaataatataatccttaagctttgggatggaggtagtatgaaaTAGGACAGCGCTGAAAATCCCCCGAGGCCTGGAAAATCTTCCTAGTATCAAACAAGATACGCTGTAATGTTGGAATTGTGAGAATGTTAAAAATCCTAAAGGTTGCAGATTGTTATTGGAACACAAATTATGTACAGCAAAATGTAAATCTTAGGCATGAAAAAGAGCTTACACAAACTCTGAATTAGCAAACTGTATTCTAGTCTCCAAAGCATGTCAACATTACAGATGGTAAGAACACAAGTGTCCAGGCAGTACCATCACTTACTGGCCACAGGGAGAACCATTAGCAAACGCAAAGCACCTAGAACAGCAGAAACATGGAAACATACCAAAGAAAACCTACTGGGCAGACCTCAAATACTGTTTGGCATCCAAAAGAGTACCATCAAATCAGACAGGAATGTAGGATATATAGGGCAGTGAGAGAACAAGCATGGTAAATCCAACCAGAGAAGCCACGATTGCAAGCATAGAAATACCAACCTAGTTGTCCCAGAGTACTGCAGGAATTCAAGAATTTTGTTCATTCGTACAAATACAGTCCTATTGCAACGTCGCATGGTCACTCCAACAAAGTTCCCATCAAAATCAACAAGGGGGCATCCAGTCAGAGCCTAGCAAAAAATTAAGGTGACAATGAAGCAAGTTGCATAGGAAAACGGGATTATGTCTCAAACTGTTAGTTCAGTGCGTATGCGGTAGGTTGAGATATAAACAGCTAATTATTTCCACCAAGCAGCGAACTAAAAAACAAGAGCTCACCATGTTAATTATAGATGTGGAGAGCACAAGCTGACGGAGTCCATGACATGCAGGGCCAAAGACTGTCCCATTTATGAACTTTAACATGCCGGAGTTGAAACAACGCCCAACAGCTACTACCTCACTACTGGACTCAAATTGCATATGCTGGCTAGAACTGAGATGTGCTTCCTGAAAACCACGTGCACGCTTGATCTTCACAACAGCAAGATCATAATCGAAATTATATTGGTCTAAAATGCCAATGACAACTCGATCACTGGGAAGACGCACTTTAATCTGCACCGATAAAGCAAGAATAGGTTAACTGGATGGCAGTATATTAATAAGCAAGGAAAAGAAATACAGGCAAGTTGGAAGCACCAACCGTCAAGTTATCAGTAATCCCACCATATAAAGATCCAACTAGATTAGCTGAAGTCAGAATAGTTGTTGTATCCGCACATAAGTTTTTAATAAATATTCCCGTGCATTCAGATACAACCGCATCTCCTACAAATGATAATAGTTTCCACCATTAATGGCTGAAATACAGGTATGGAAAA includes:
- the LOC124690633 gene encoding uncharacterized protein LOC124690633 — protein: MSAPRRSCLSPAAGSNRSREPATVEEAWRRHCKNSFAGSRRAVCKYVGSEWMPPKLRDFAEGGRYHKVDPPLKPMSGGEFEKWRSAWEQERAWKAAWRAPTEEAGEGSSSTTRRVGKMQKTKSNGRGRNIAQLNKKQNASRAALQQCASEDRFGNLVKSRGDISSNLTKQIVSELSETIVSLASFNGDAVVSECTGIFIKNLCADTTTILTSANLVGSLYGGITDNLTIKVRLPSDRVVIGILDQYNFDYDLAVVKIKRARGFQEAHLSSSQHMQFESSSEVVAVGRCFNSGMLKFINGTVFGPACHGLRQLVLSTSIINMALTGCPLVDFDGNFVGVTMRRCNRTVFVRMNKILEFLQYSGTTRRVVDVNDKRDSNRHSAAGTNDKRGSKRHRAADNNDKRGSNSDCWTQHHMRTYEDFGLDFDLFKQGEALFCLTEVDARMRVL
- the LOC124690632 gene encoding LOW QUALITY PROTEIN: mitochondrial metalloendopeptidase OMA1-like (The sequence of the model RefSeq protein was modified relative to this genomic sequence to represent the inferred CDS: substituted 2 bases at 2 genomic stop codons), giving the protein MNYILRRTGSDLFRLLKRYSYKPAFRPKPAPPLQTVARHYHVYPQRSEITVPSRALVLTRQCPVIRRLLAPLVRTWIPHCRYQASPPRPELIHFTRGVGGLPWFLDWRKVAARFLLPGAAAIAAYYCSLEAVPYTHRTHFIFLPPRVERWLGELLFDNTKEDEADKILPPDHDESVRLRRLTSEIVGAAERTLVVPPVQQDEHMWITKRCRNHVKVPPMTRHLDGLDWEVIVIEDDTVNAMCLPGGKIMVYTGFLHHFKTDAEVAAVLGHEVGHVIARHTAEKASKSLVSMFMRTGIRQFFDNPRLVKYVSKFLQELPLSRLSXXCYLCRLEIEADHIGMLLLAAAGFDPYIAIEVQEKLGKIGGDSELQNYFSTHPSSKKRAKYLLKDNVMEEALELCRESSVSKAEKASSWS